The following are encoded together in the Clostridium sp. BJN0013 genome:
- a CDS encoding Arc family DNA-binding protein — MATNKRVFTLRLQEENFEKIKYISDRNKRSISMQIEYLVEECIRNFEEENGNIKIKEN; from the coding sequence ATGGCTACAAATAAAAGAGTTTTCACTTTGAGATTACAAGAAGAAAATTTTGAAAAAATAAAATATATTTCAGATAGAAATAAGCGTTCCATTTCCATGCAGATAGAATATTTAGTTGAAGAATGTATTAGAAATTTTGAAGAAGAAAATGGAAATATTAAAATTAAAGAAAATTAA